In Uranotaenia lowii strain MFRU-FL chromosome 2, ASM2978415v1, whole genome shotgun sequence, one genomic interval encodes:
- the LOC129741080 gene encoding uncharacterized protein LOC129741080, which produces MATGASQVPSWMSDQVFPTLSRDRPLSSEPRFLRIKPTDGSSLKDVSPFLLTKTIESCAGKMLQAWMNNRVGEFCVQVQNRTCENKLLKLTRVDTGSSNIPVQVKSYDNLNQSKIVISCQQLIDSDEEEILQELKDQNVVAVYRIKRKEKENLVNTPALVLTVDSKCPPEYIKLGWMKCRTRKYYPRPTRCFTCLQFGHISAECKADKICQNCAGPFHEKCNRPAKCACCQEDHPTLSNECSKMKEEQLIVKVKVDRIISFLEARRITKEQQKQPETYATATKNNDNSNYLMLLKRMERLEHIVSEQSRLLEEKDRIIEDQKTTIKNLKEELQKLNTPTTTRSPTDDASSINMKRKAISTTSDEKQNLLKNKKITSQEELVYIPETATSGESVSDDTAEMSEDFLSEDDPFENDLFKESPPKGNEVAVHQKAYRTLESDGPQGSTNST; this is translated from the coding sequence ATGGCTACGGGCGCCTCGCAGGTGCCATCCTGGATGTCCGATCAAGTATTTCCTACGCTGTCCCGTGACCGGCCTCTATCTTCAGAACCTAGGTTTCTAAGGATCAAACCTACCGATGGATCTTCGCTGAAAGACGTGTCGCCTTTTCTGCTTACTAAAACGATTGAATCATGTGCTGGAAAAATGTTGCAAGCATGGATGAATAACCGTGTTGGAGAATTTTGTGTTCAAGTACAAAATAGAACATGtgagaacaaacttttgaagCTGACACGAGTGGATACTGGATCATCCAACATTCCAGTTCAAGTCAAATCGTATGATAACCTGAATCAGTCCAAAATCGTAATTTCATGTCAACAACTGATCGACTCAGATGAAGAGGAAATTCTTCAAGAATTGAAGGATCAAAATGTGGTTGCGGTTTATCGGATAAAGAGGAAGGAGAAGGAAAACCTTGTGAACACTCCTGCTTTAGTTCTAACAGTAGACTCTAAATGTCCCCCAGAGTATATAAAGCTAGGATGGATGAAATGTAGAACGAGAAAATATTATCCCAGACCTACAAGATGTTTTACGTGTCTCCAATTCGGTCACATCTCTGCTGAATGTAAAGCCGACAAGATTTGCCAGAACTGTGCTGGACCGTTTCACGAAAAATGTAATCGACCTGCGAAATGTGCTTGCTGTCAAGAAGATCACCCAACGCTAAGCAACGAGTGctcaaaaatgaaagaagaacAACTAATCGTTAAAGTAAAAGTTGATCGAATCATATCGTTCTTGGAAGCGCGTCGAATTACGAAAGAACAGCAGAAGCAACCTGAAACATATGCTACAGCTACTAAAAATAATGACAACTCCAACTATCTTATGTTGCTCAAACGAATGGAAAGATTAGAGCATATTGTATCGGAACAGTCACGACTGCTGGAAGAAAAGGACAGAATAATAGAAGATCAGAAAACTACTATAAAGAATTTGAAAGAAGAACTCCAAAAATTGAACACACCTACAACGACCAGAAGTCCAACTGATGATGCTTCATCGATCAACATGAAACGGAAAGCTATCTCAACAACATCGGATGAAAAACAGAACTTGTTAAAGAAcaagaaaattacatcacaagAAGAACTTGTCTACATCCCTGAAACCGCTACATCCGGGGAGAGTGTATCTGACGACACTGCAGAGATGTCCGAAGATTTCCTGAGCGAAGATGACCCGTTCGAGAATGATTTATTTAAGGAATCACCACCTAAAGGCAACGAAGTAGCTGTGCATCAAAAGGCCTACCGAACATTGGAATCCGACGGACCGCAGGGGTCTACAAATTCGACGTAA
- the LOC129750063 gene encoding zinc finger protein ZFP2-like, with product MDSDGGDVDIAAFCRICMKDQSGNDVVSIFPSQEQDSLAAIITDCTSLQIIKGDGLPGIVCSSCLTELHEVVNFIEKARQSDRWFRKLLNIPELEGFKEHDKFTEFEVEMIKVEERPTTKDEEDGFILSDDESELLTPFEQNDSSDEYFEKDNANESDNNFSSSSEEKPKRKVGRPRKLTGSKNQKTTPKLGNRIHRKRKHEVEEKQDVLDELEQETFELVEVRGKYLCCNCYKIFDTEEQRAEHAKATHKSGKQPLVRQYMCNICNKKYALPASLKTHRASAKATKHVYKCLKCEACFVDITKRREHAHNHPEVIETTFDENYIPELLAENVEKVCCAQMCGQKFSTMNELLEHASQAHKANKIQSELSSSDGRNVQCPVCYKRFHEVKGLRNHQQRVYQTKSHQCSICGQNFSKQLELQRHEREHLNERNFECGQCPKTFYTAMDLKHHIRRHTAERNFVCTICGRAYKQKTNLTTHMLVHEGRLPFECEVCHKGFRDKSKMVYHMRVHSGERPFQCRYCDTAFADSTNRTRHEMSHTGIKPYSCDYCHKSFITKRLKKEHESCHTGKKPYECELCPMSFSKSIQLQDHFNRDHVEVLEEMDDQDPEEILVEII from the exons ATGGATTCTGACGGAGGTGATGTGGATATTGCTGCATTTTGCAGAATCTGTATGAAAGATCAAAGCGGCAACGATGTGGTGTCAATTTTTCCCTCCCAGGAGCAGGATTCCCTCGCCGCTATTATAACGGATTGTACATCGCTCCAG ATCATCAAAGGGGACGGCCTTCCCGGGATCGTATGTTCATCGTGCCTGACCGAGCTCCATGAGGTGGTCAACTTCATCGAGAAGGCGAGACAGTCGGATCGATGGTTTCGAAAGTTGCTCAACATCCCCGAACTGGAGGGATTCAAAGAGCACGACAAGTTTACCGAATTTGAGGTCGAAATGATAAAGGTCGAGGAGCGCCCTACGACTAAGGATGAAGAAGACGGGTTCATATTATCCGACGATGAAAGTGAACTGTTGACGCCTTTTGAGCAAAACGATAGCTCCGATGAATACTTCGAAAAAGATAATGCAAATGAAAGCGACAATAATTTTAGCTCAAGCAGTGAAGAAAAGCCGAAAAGAAAAGTTGGACGGCCGCGAAAATTGACGGGTTCGAAGAACCAAAAGACAACACCTAAACTTGGAAATCGAATCCATCGCAAGCGCAAGCATGAAGTTGAAGAAAAGCAGGACGTATTAGATGAGCTGGAACAGGAAACCTTTGAGTTGGTAGAAGTGAGAGGAAAATATTTGTGCTGTAACTGTTATAAGATTTTTGATACCGAAGAGCAACGTGCTGAACATGCAAAGGCAACTCATAAAAGCGGAAAACAGCCTTTGGTTCGACAATACATGTGCAACATTTGCAACAAAAAGTATGCCCTTCCAGCATCATTAAAAACTCACAGAGCATCAGCCAAGGCAACTAAACACGTTTATAAATGCCTCAAATGCGAGGCTTGTTTTGTAGATAtaacaaaacgaagagaacacgCCCACAATCATCCAGAAGTGATTGAAACTACATTCGATGAAAATTACATTCCAGAGCTTTTAGCAGAAAACGTGGAAAAAGTGTGCTGTGCACAGATGTGtggtcaaaaattttcaactatgAATGAACTTCTGGAACATGCCAGCCAAGCTCATAAAGCTAACAAAATCCAATCGGAGCTCAGTAGCTCGGACGGTCGTAATGTGCAGTGTCCGGTTTGCTACAAACGTTTCCATGAAGTGAAAGGTTTAAGAAACCATCAGCAACGAGTTTATCAGACCAAAAGCCATCAGTGCTCGATATGCGGACAAAACTTTTCAAAGCAACTGGAATTGCAGCGCCACGAGCGAGAACATCTAAATGAACGGAACTTCGAGTGCGGTCAATGTCCAAAAACGTTCTACACAGCCATGGATTTAAAGCACCACATAAGGCGCCACACTGCTGAGCGTAATTTTGTTTGCACAATCTGTGGCCGCGCCTATAAACAGAAAACCAATCTCACAACTCATATGCTGGTCCACGAGGGAAGGCTACCGTTCGAATGTGAAGTTTGTCATAAAGGATTCCGGGACAAATCGAAAATGGTATACCACATGAGGGTGCACTCTGGCGAGAGACCATTCCAGTGCAG GTACTGTGACACAGCATTTGCTGATAGCACCAACAGAACTCGACATGAAATGTCACATACAG GAATTAAGCCGTATAGTTGTGACTACTGTCATAAAAGTTTTATCACTAAGCGGTTGAAAAAAGAACACGAAAGCTGTCACACAG GTAAGAAACCGTACGAATGCGAATTGTGCCCCATGTCCTTCAGCAAATCAATACAGCTGCAGGACCATTTCAATCGGGACCACGTAGAAGTACTCGAAGAAATGGATGACCAGGACCCGGAGGAAATACTCGTCGAGATAATATAg
- the LOC129750064 gene encoding zinc finger protein 585A-like, translating to MSDLVKLDDVCRTCMKNSSEMRSIFGAFEQTTIDRVVSECTGVMITQDTHLPDQICKSCIRSLKEYVKFIKTTRSVDKKLRNLLKSAFVGQKCSKLQVLVKNIQPNPPSTEIIEIKQESEHDFSDEGGHFAGEDDSNSGFKEPDFNNSHSEPETLYQLAKEEPALEDVCPPSVEPAEVKVKKRGRPRKCETMHTNSSSATSKPIRKRKEKDSDNNPSEWKQRKRAPSTDSLDDVEREFFKPVTKAAGEITCCKCLRFFKNTNELTAHARSVHPLDKSQSNRPYRCEICSKGYLNFRGVEVHREKIENEYCIFECQSCGERFINRQHRKTHAHKHRSKGFEISEEQLRELGFLCCSIMCSKSYETEAELLVHAEQIHGYHKIEVGLNQQNADRNFQCNVCFKQFMTEESLLRHRARKYRPKQHICMVCGEKFVGRHELVDHEKTHNDKKEFKCETCQKEFHTKMQYSDHLRRHQAGKYACDQCGKTFKQSNSLKAHLLMHAGQTPFVCEVCNKGFVRKFKLIYHMRTHTGEKPYVCKFCGHAFADHTNHKRHEMTHMKDDLVFDSTLASRFT from the exons ATGAGTGACCTGGTTAAATTGGACGACGTTTGCCGCACCTGCATGAAGAATTCCAGTGAGATGCGATCCATATTCGGCGCTTTTGAGCAAACAACAATCGACCGAGTAGTGAGCGAATGCACTGGAGTGATG atCACCCAAGACACCCATCTACCGGATCAGATCTGTAAAAGTTGTATCCGTTCCCTGAAAGAATACGTGAAGTTTATCAAAACTACCCGGTCAGTGGATAAGAAGTTGCGAAACCTTCTGAAATCAGCTTTCGTTGGACAGAAATGCTCCAAACTGCAAGTGCtggttaaaaatattcaaccaaATCCTCCGAGCACTGAAATTATCGAAATAAAGCAAGAATCAGAGCATGACTTCTCTGACGAAGGTGGTCATTTCGCCGGAGAAGATGATTCCAATTCTGGGTTCAAGGAGCCCGATTTCAATAATAGCCATTCAGAACCAGAAACCTTATATCAACTGGCAAAAGAAGAACCAGCGCTAGAAGATGTATGCCCACCTTCCGTTGAACCAGCAGAGGTCAAAGTTAAAAAACGTGGACGTCCAAGAAAATGTGAAACTATGCATACAAATTCCTCATCTGCAACTTCAAAACCAATcagaaaaaggaaagaaaaggaTTCAGATAATAACCCTAGTGAAtggaaacaaagaaaaagaGCGCCATCGACCGATTCATTGGACGATGTGGAACGAGAATTTTTCAAGCCAGTCACAAAAGCTGCCGGTGAAATAACATGCTGTAAATGTTTGCGATTTTTTAAGAATACAAACGAGCTAACAGCGCATGCAAGAAGCGTTCACCCACTAGACAAATCTCAATCGAATCGTCCCTATCGGTGTGAAATTTGTTCGAAAGGCTATCTTAACTTTCGAGGTGTTGAAGTTCACcgggagaaaattgaaaacgaatACTGTATCTTCGAGTGCCAATCGTGCGGAGAGCGATTTATCAATCGACAGCACCGGAAAACGCATGCCCATAAGCATCGCAGCAaaggttttgaaatttctgaagAGCAGCTCCGAGAGCTCGGTTTCCTGTGCTGTAGTATAATGTGCAGCAAATCTTACGAGACTGAAGCAGAGCTTCTGGTGCATGCAGAGCAGATTCACGGATATCACAAAATTGAAGTTGGATTAAATCAACAGAACGCAGACCGGAACTTCCAGTGTAATGTTTGTTTCAAACAATTCATGACGGAGGAAAGTCTTCTAAGGCATCGTGCTCGGAAGTATCGGCCTAAGCAACATATTTGTATGGTATGTGGCGAGAAATTTGTCGGTCGTCACGAGCTAGTCGATCATGAAAAAACTCACAACGATAAGAAGGAATTCAAATGCGAAACGTGTCAAAAGGAATTCCATACCAAAATGCAATACTCCGATCATCTCAGAAGGCATCAAGCTGGAAAGTACGCTTGCGATCAGTGTGGTAAAACCTTCAAACAGTCAAATTCACTCAAGGCTCATCTGTTGATGCATGCCGGCCAGACTCCGTTCGTATGCGAGGTTTGCAATAAAGGATTCGTTAGAAAGTTTAAACTAATCTATCACATGAGAACACACACCGGGGAGAAACCTTACGTGTGCAA GTTCTGTGGACATGCTTTTGCTGATCATACAAACCATAAAAGGCACGAAATGACCCACATGAAGGATGATCTTGTGTTCGACAGTACTTTAGCGTCCCGGTTTACTTAA